The Catenulispora sp. EB89 genome has a segment encoding these proteins:
- a CDS encoding MFS transporter — protein MTVLSFRSESPAPVRRPKARPDKLGRDWHLLFTAGAISVLGDGAFVAALPLLAAGYTRDPRLISGLTVAGTLPWLVFSLQAGAIADRSESRRLSIQAQAWQLLCVLAVGVLAMDRSAGWGLAALYVLAFGLGMAAALAKSASQPLMTSVVPRERLMSANGQLYTAQSVAKDFAGPALGAALFALTPTLPFWADAVTFAVSMLLIARLPRTGRPRRPRQPGAPAVEAGAAEAAATGRRSLRADMKEGLTWLAHHRLLRTTTMLSAAANFGSTMGAATLVLYVGTHHYGVLLSIAAVGGIVGGLISRAAVARLGGRVVARLCSSVTPVAGIGIGLLGPNMFVVAALLGVGSMSASLWNVAVVSQRQRLVPPHLLGRVSSAGIMVVWGMQPLGALVGGLIAGWFGLAAPWVVGGGLRIVASVLAIRPLREWQD, from the coding sequence ATGACCGTTCTTTCTTTCCGTTCCGAGTCCCCCGCCCCGGTCCGCCGCCCGAAGGCGCGCCCCGACAAGCTCGGCCGCGACTGGCATCTGCTGTTCACCGCCGGCGCGATCTCGGTCCTCGGCGACGGCGCGTTCGTCGCCGCGCTGCCGTTGCTCGCCGCCGGGTACACCCGAGATCCACGGTTGATATCGGGTCTCACGGTGGCCGGGACGTTGCCCTGGCTGGTGTTCTCATTGCAGGCCGGGGCGATCGCGGACCGTTCGGAGAGCCGGCGGCTGTCGATCCAGGCGCAGGCCTGGCAGTTGCTGTGCGTACTGGCGGTCGGGGTGCTGGCCATGGACCGCAGCGCGGGATGGGGATTGGCGGCGTTGTACGTCCTCGCCTTCGGCCTGGGCATGGCCGCGGCTCTGGCGAAGAGCGCTTCGCAGCCGTTGATGACCTCCGTGGTCCCGCGCGAGCGCCTGATGTCGGCGAACGGGCAGTTGTACACGGCGCAGTCGGTGGCCAAGGATTTCGCCGGACCGGCGCTCGGCGCGGCGTTGTTCGCGCTGACCCCGACGCTGCCGTTCTGGGCCGACGCCGTCACCTTCGCGGTGTCGATGCTGTTGATCGCGCGCCTGCCCCGGACCGGACGGCCCCGGCGGCCCCGGCAGCCCGGTGCACCCGCCGTCGAAGCGGGAGCAGCGGAAGCGGCCGCGACCGGACGCCGGTCGCTGCGCGCCGACATGAAGGAGGGCCTGACCTGGCTGGCCCACCACCGCCTGCTGCGCACCACGACCATGCTGTCGGCGGCGGCCAACTTCGGTTCCACGATGGGCGCCGCGACGCTGGTGCTCTACGTCGGGACGCACCACTACGGCGTGCTGCTGAGCATCGCGGCCGTGGGCGGCATCGTCGGCGGGCTGATCAGCCGGGCCGCGGTGGCCCGGCTCGGCGGCCGGGTGGTGGCGCGGCTGTGTTCCTCGGTGACGCCGGTCGCGGGCATCGGGATCGGGCTGTTGGGGCCGAACATGTTCGTGGTCGCCGCCCTGCTCGGGGTCGGCAGCATGAGCGCTTCGCTGTGGAACGTGGCGGTGGTCTCGCAGCGGCAGCGGCTGGTGCCGCCGCATCTGCTGGGCCGGGTGTCGAGCGCCGGGATCATGGTGGTGTGGGGGATGCAGCCGCTCGGCGCGCTGGTCGGCGGCCTGATCGCGGGGTGGTTCGGGCTGGCGGCGCCGTGGGTGGTCGGGGGCGGGCTGCGGATCGTCGCCTCGGTGCTGGCGATCCGGCCGCTGCGGGAGTGGCAGGACTGA
- a CDS encoding UdgX family uracil-DNA binding protein (This protein belongs to the uracil DNA glycosylase superfamily, members of which act in excision repair of DNA. However, it belongs more specifically to UdgX branch, whose founding member was found to bind uracil in DNA (where it does not belong), without cleaving it, appears to promote DNA repair by a pathway involving RecA, rather than base excision.), translating into MSLPIPRGVSIDALRTAALACQGCELHQAQPGSLSGPTQTVFSKGNPAARVVFVGEQPGDMEDRAGLPFVGPAGQLFDRAMAEAGIDPRQAYVTNSVKHFRFMQDRPNGRRIHKTPDTTHIEACKPWLRAELTIVDPEVIVVLGATAGRALIGPQFRVTRDRGKVLMWPPSGDAGFGTDPSRRRAVSLVATSHPSAVLRADNQETAYKELVSDLLLVARLLA; encoded by the coding sequence ATGTCGCTGCCGATCCCGCGCGGGGTCTCGATCGACGCGCTGCGCACTGCCGCCCTGGCCTGCCAAGGGTGCGAGCTCCACCAGGCCCAGCCCGGTTCGCTGAGCGGACCGACGCAGACGGTCTTCTCCAAAGGGAACCCCGCCGCGCGCGTGGTGTTCGTGGGCGAACAACCGGGGGATATGGAGGACCGCGCGGGGCTGCCGTTCGTCGGGCCGGCCGGGCAACTGTTCGACCGCGCCATGGCCGAGGCGGGCATCGACCCGCGGCAGGCGTACGTGACCAACAGCGTGAAGCACTTCCGGTTCATGCAGGACCGCCCCAACGGCCGGCGGATCCACAAGACCCCGGACACCACGCACATCGAAGCGTGCAAGCCCTGGCTGCGCGCGGAGCTGACGATAGTGGACCCCGAGGTGATCGTGGTGCTCGGCGCCACCGCCGGCCGGGCCCTGATCGGCCCGCAGTTCCGGGTGACGCGGGACCGCGGCAAGGTGCTGATGTGGCCGCCGTCGGGGGACGCGGGCTTCGGCACCGACCCCTCGCGGCGCCGGGCGGTGTCGCTGGTGGCGACGTCGCATCCGTCGGCGGTGCTGCGCGCGGACAATCAGGAGACCGCGTACAAGGAGCTGGTCTCGGACTTGCTGCTGGTCGCGCGGTTG
- a CDS encoding M48 family metallopeptidase, whose protein sequence is MADDHDLIAKDEQQKSATLTKHVQRRRETARRRGEALQERLLQSGELRPGGAARLAAVSFGLAIHTLTLVILGGAVAALLSGLWPLDVLALLGFGVVWVVRPRFAERPGTGWIKRGKAPKLFAILDRVGEATGAPVPKYVTFDGTFNASTARRGLRHEPVLTLGVPLWQILDGDERLALLGHELGHQVNGDTTQSVLVAGAHRSLPEWRVLFYPSTHGRPVPPGEAGLAQLLLPVILFPFYLLMTGLQRFYGWLRIHVSLRAEFLADDIAAQTASTEAALALLRKFGARMSVEAYVARARSAHTSVRKAASLEDAMEMWIGLQDYIPTIPEHEYIRSARVSEFRGTQIDSSHPADYLRARLLKGRPPRAAAVTVSEDEWLSVDLELAPHVAEVGRAMLMRRY, encoded by the coding sequence ATGGCGGACGATCACGACCTGATCGCCAAGGATGAACAGCAGAAGTCGGCGACCCTGACAAAGCACGTACAGCGCAGACGCGAGACAGCCCGGCGCAGAGGTGAAGCGCTCCAGGAACGTCTGCTCCAGTCCGGCGAACTGCGGCCCGGCGGCGCCGCACGGCTGGCCGCGGTGTCCTTCGGACTGGCCATCCACACCCTCACCCTCGTCATCCTCGGCGGCGCCGTGGCGGCGCTGCTCAGCGGGCTGTGGCCGCTGGACGTCCTGGCGCTGCTCGGGTTCGGCGTCGTGTGGGTGGTCCGGCCGCGGTTCGCCGAGCGCCCCGGCACCGGCTGGATCAAGCGCGGGAAGGCGCCGAAGCTGTTCGCGATCCTGGACCGCGTCGGCGAGGCGACCGGGGCCCCGGTCCCGAAGTACGTCACCTTCGACGGCACCTTCAACGCGAGCACCGCACGGCGCGGCCTCCGCCACGAGCCGGTCCTGACCCTCGGCGTCCCGCTGTGGCAGATCCTGGACGGCGACGAGCGGCTGGCGCTGCTCGGCCACGAACTCGGCCACCAGGTCAACGGCGATACCACACAGAGCGTGCTGGTCGCCGGTGCGCACCGCAGCCTTCCGGAATGGCGCGTGCTGTTCTACCCGAGCACCCACGGACGCCCCGTGCCTCCCGGCGAGGCCGGACTCGCGCAGCTTCTCCTGCCCGTGATCCTGTTCCCCTTCTATCTGCTCATGACCGGGCTCCAGCGGTTCTACGGCTGGCTCCGGATCCACGTGTCGCTGCGGGCCGAGTTCCTCGCTGACGACATCGCCGCGCAGACCGCGTCGACCGAGGCGGCGCTCGCGCTGCTGCGCAAGTTCGGCGCGCGCATGTCGGTCGAGGCATATGTGGCCCGCGCGCGGTCCGCGCACACGTCCGTCCGCAAGGCGGCCAGCCTCGAAGACGCCATGGAGATGTGGATCGGGCTCCAGGACTACATCCCGACCATCCCGGAGCACGAGTACATCCGGTCCGCGCGCGTCTCGGAGTTCCGGGGCACGCAGATCGACTCCTCACACCCCGCGGACTACCTCCGGGCCCGGCTCCTCAAGGGGAGACCGCCGCGCGCCGCGGCGGTGACGGTCTCCGAGGACGAGTGGCTGAGCGTCGACCTGGAACTCGCTCCGCACGTCGCGGAGGTCGGCCGCGCGATGCTCATGCGCCGCTACTGA